In Tepidisphaeraceae bacterium, the sequence CGATCAGCAACCGCATCGACTTCAGCCAGGACAGTGAGTTCGGCGGGTGGGTGCGCAGCGTGCACTTCATCCAGCAGATCCCCTTCGATGCCGACGACATCGACGACCCGCCGGTCAAGCTGTACGTGAACCTCAGCAGCACCGTGAGCGACGCCGCCCCCGTAAAGCTTCAGCTGACGGCCGGCTCGTTCGTCGAGTTGCAGCAACGGCACGCGGAAGAGGTGTCGCTTTACCTCGTGCCGATGTTTGCACTGCTGCAGCAGGAAAAGCTCTTCGCGCCCGATCCTACGATCGCTCGCCAAGCGCTGCTCGGTGAGGCGACGGCCGACCCGGATTTGGCCAGGCAGGTAAACGAGTTGATCCAGCGATTGGGCGCCGACGCCCCCGCCGCCCGCAGCGAGGCCTACGCCGCGCTTGAACAACTGGGCGAGCCCGCCGCCAACATCGCGGCGACGGTGGATCGCACGAACCTGTCGGCCGAGCAGAACAGCCTGCTGGACACGCTGCTGGCGGCCCGCCTCGGCGCGTTGCCACAGGACGCGCAGCAACTGGCCCGCCAGCCGATCTTCCTGCTGAACTGCCTGCTGCTGGACGACGCCAAACTCCGTACCGCCGCGTTCGATCGGCTAAAGACGCTGACCGCCCTGCCGTTGGAGTTCGATCCCCAAGCCAACGCTGCCACCAGAAGGGCTCAGGCCCTGAAGGTTCGCACGCAAGTCCACGGCTGGGCCACCACGCGACCCGCGGGCGTTGCCCGGTAAACACGTTGTCATCCCGATGGGAGCGGTAGCGGCCTGAGAGCTTTCAGGTCGCTACCGCTCCCATCGGGATGACATTCGCGCGCCTGCCTTGGTCGCGCGACTTTCTCCTCATCGACGCTCGCGTTCGCTTCGCGCACAATAGCTGCCCATGAGCGTTCAGACGCATTTGCGGAACACCTTCCTCGCCGGCACGTTCGCGGCCGCCCCGGTGGCAGTGACGGTGGCGCTCATCTGGTGGGTGGAATCGACCGTCCGCGAGTTCACGCGCATCAACATCCCGTTCGTCGGCGTGCTGCTTGCCCTCGTCGGCATCTACCTGCTGGGCCTGGCCGTCACCAGCTTCATCGGCAAAGCGCTGCTGAACTTCGCCGACCGAGTGCTGTCGCGCGTGCCGATCTTCAAGACGATCTACCAGGCCTGGAAGCAGATCTCCCTGACCGCAGGCGGGCGCGAGGGCGTGTTCACGAAGGTCGTGCTGGTGCCCGACGAGACCGGCCGCACGTGGGTGATGGGCTTCACGGAAGGCACGCCGATCGCCAACGATCCGGCCCACATCTGCGTCTTCGTCCCCGCCGCCCCGAACCCAATGAACGGCCGGCTGTACTTCGCCCGCGCCAGTGAATGCCGGATGACGGACCTGACGACGGAAGAGGCCTTCAAGCTGCTGCTGTCGGGTGGGAACTACGTGCCCGACGAGATCGGGCTGGCGACGAAGGATGCGCCGGCGGTGAGCTGAGGGAATAACGGACGCTCAGCCGATCTACTTCGCGATTTCTTCGCACCTTCGTGCCTTCGCGTCTCTTCCTTATTTTGATCGCGGCTCCGCCGCATGGCAGACAATAATGTCCGTTCCACCAAGAAGACAAAGACTGAAGAGACACAGGCAAGAATGCCTGTGCCACAGAAGTGCGGCAGAGAGAATACGGGGGGAGAGAAATGCCGGGGGGGGGAGAGACAGGCAGGAATGCCTGTCCTACAGAAGAGGAGGCCCAATCCTAGTGTGGACTGCACTACGGTGCCTACATCAGCGGTTCCAGCTGCCGTTGGCTGTGCGGGTCGAGGGTGTCGAACTGCGGCAGTTCGAAGACGTTGCCATCGGCGTCCTTGATGCGGAAACGGCCGTCGTTCAGGAAGCGGATGTCCTCGCGCTCCTGCACGCGGAAACTCGCGGGGCCGCGGTCGGTGATCACCGACCACTGCTGATGCCCGAACTTCAGGTCGACCGATTCGATGCGCTCGATGCGCGGGATAAAGCTGACCTCGGCCAACGCGCCGCCGATGAACTGCCGCTTGACCGGCTCGACGGCG encodes:
- a CDS encoding DUF502 domain-containing protein codes for the protein MSVQTHLRNTFLAGTFAAAPVAVTVALIWWVESTVREFTRINIPFVGVLLALVGIYLLGLAVTSFIGKALLNFADRVLSRVPIFKTIYQAWKQISLTAGGREGVFTKVVLVPDETGRTWVMGFTEGTPIANDPAHICVFVPAAPNPMNGRLYFARASECRMTDLTTEEAFKLLLSGGNYVPDEIGLATKDAPAVS
- a CDS encoding DUF1854 domain-containing protein encodes the protein MSETANTLPAEFELDRDAQGRMILKRPGQDDAVDVRIRRAFPWSNPQHYISIRSSEGKELLMIEDLSAVEPVKRQFIGGALAEVSFIPRIERIESVDLKFGHQQWSVITDRGPASFRVQEREDIRFLNDGRFRIKDADGNVFELPQFDTLDPHSQRQLEPLM